TCGTCCATTAATCGATTGCGCACGTCGGAAAGGATCTGAAGCCACTGGCCGTATTCGGGACCGAAGTTTTCCTCGATCGTCTCGCGCACGCGGCGCGCCGCAGAAGGCACGCGGCCGTGCGTGGAAATCGCGATCGCCAGATCGCCCCGGCGCAATACCGACGGATAGAAAAAATCGCAAAGATGCGGCACGTCCACGACGTTGACGGGAATGCCGCGCTCGCGCGCTTCCGCCGCCGCGCGCCGATGCACCTCCGTGTGATCCGTCGCGCAAACGGCCAGCGCCGCGCCCTCGAGATCGCCCTCGCGATATTCGCGCGGCGCCCATTCGATCTCGCCTTCCTCGGCCAGCTTGCGGAGATTGTCGTCCACGGTCGGAGCGATGACGAATACGCGCGCGCCGCATTCAAGAAGCGACCAGATCTTGCCCTCGGCGACCTTGCCGCCGCCGATCACAACGCACGGTCGCCCGTCGAGTTTCACGAACATCGGGAAGAGCGGTTTGGAGGTGTTCAACATCGCCTATTTCACTTCCAGTTTTCGGGGGGTCGACTTCCGCTTGCTACGAGCCCCTCGGCGTTGGACAAAAATTAGCCAAAATCAGCAAGTTACGGGCGAAAACCTGACAATGCGATGACACCCCGCGTCATGGCCGCGCGACACTAATGTTTTGCAGAAAATTCAATAGGTTAGGCGACTTGACCTGCGTCAATTTCGAGGCAGAAAATCAGG
The DNA window shown above is from bacterium and carries:
- a CDS encoding bifunctional precorrin-2 dehydrogenase/sirohydrochlorin ferrochelatase; translated protein: MLNTSKPLFPMFVKLDGRPCVVIGGGKVAEGKIWSLLECGARVFVIAPTVDDNLRKLAEEGEIEWAPREYREGDLEGAALAVCATDHTEVHRRAAAEARERGIPVNVVDVPHLCDFFYPSVLRRGDLAIAISTHGRVPSAARRVRETIEENFGPEYGQWLQILSDVRNRLMDESRLDYSARCEILDKLMDLPTLSLLREGRAEEAKREVEACASRLLA